One segment of Nostoc flagelliforme CCNUN1 DNA contains the following:
- a CDS encoding c-type cytochrome: MAAAPANKFDSQGYLRFLSASAGDPRFTADYILDEIKYSYRLSWLENLLYRYVLIPQTKKALLQQKEDYSWTDSRPNWGPGRIDPFNPVKFNTLKLPKDNTIGNSDMMPLWNQKMHKGFALHWDGLETSLTETVQTGAIGDGATKKSLPVADLQRVEDFIQELPPPKYPFAIDEQVAAKGSQIFANTCASCHAFGGVRTGTVISVQEVGTDRHRLDMWTQEAADTYNHFGDGYPWDFKNLRKTNGYVSVSLDGLWLRAPYLHNGSVPSLQDLLEKPENRPQVFYRGYDVYDPKKVGFITEGDEAKAVGFKYDTTVTANSNQGHVYGTDLSGEDKKALIEYLKTM; encoded by the coding sequence GTGGCCGCAGCCCCTGCGAATAAGTTTGATTCACAAGGCTATTTACGATTTTTGAGTGCAAGTGCTGGTGATCCCAGATTTACAGCAGATTATATCCTTGATGAAATCAAATATAGTTATCGGCTTTCCTGGTTAGAAAACCTACTTTATCGCTATGTGCTAATTCCTCAAACTAAGAAAGCGCTGCTGCAACAAAAAGAAGACTATAGTTGGACAGATTCCCGTCCTAACTGGGGTCCTGGTCGAATTGACCCTTTTAATCCAGTTAAATTCAATACTTTAAAGTTGCCCAAAGATAACACTATTGGCAACTCTGATATGATGCCTCTTTGGAATCAAAAGATGCACAAAGGGTTTGCTTTACATTGGGATGGGTTAGAAACTTCACTGACGGAAACTGTTCAAACTGGAGCAATTGGTGACGGTGCTACGAAAAAATCACTTCCTGTAGCTGATTTACAACGGGTAGAAGATTTTATTCAAGAACTACCACCTCCCAAATATCCATTTGCTATTGATGAGCAAGTGGCTGCAAAAGGAAGTCAAATTTTTGCTAATACTTGTGCATCTTGTCATGCTTTTGGTGGGGTAAGAACAGGTACTGTCATTTCTGTGCAAGAAGTGGGAACTGACCGCCATCGATTAGATATGTGGACGCAGGAAGCAGCAGATACTTACAATCATTTTGGTGATGGCTACCCTTGGGATTTTAAAAATTTACGCAAAACTAATGGGTATGTATCTGTTTCCCTAGATGGATTATGGTTAAGAGCGCCATATTTACATAATGGTTCAGTCCCATCTCTACAAGATTTGTTAGAAAAACCAGAAAATCGTCCTCAGGTTTTCTATCGAGGATATGATGTCTACGATCCGAAAAAAGTTGGCTTTATTACTGAGGGAGATGAAGCCAAAGCTGTAGGTTTTAAATACGATACAACCGTAACTGCTAATTCCAATCAGGGGCATGTTTATGGAACTGATTTATCTGGTGAGGATAAAAAAGCCTTGATTGAATATCTGAAAACTATGTAG